In the Syntrophus aciditrophicus SB genome, CCCCGAGGTGGGGATTCCGGCTCTGGCCAGCGCCGCGGCGGCCCTATCCATATGCCTGTTGGTGCGGCACAGCACTGCGATATCGCCCCAGGGGCGACCGCACTCCGCCTTTTTTTTGACAATTGCTTCGATGAGCCGCTCGTACACCGGCTCGTCTCCCGCTCCGCAGGCGACCGGGATAACCGCCACCTCGGAGATGCCGCCGTAGGGGTGCTTCGGCTTTTCCGGCGGCGCCTGCATGTTGACTTTGTCGGTTCCGGCGAAGAGGTCGGCGACCAGATGGTTGAAAAATTCGATAAGAAGCGGTGTCGAACGGTAGTTGTAAGGAAGAGTCTCGGCAGCAATCTGTCCGCTCGCGAGGGCTGGGGTGAGCGAGGCCCGGAGCATATCGGGCGCCGCCCCCCGCCACTGATAGATCGACTGTTTCCAGTCTCCCACGAGGAAGATCGACCGGTCTCCCTCGGCATTGCTCCCCACGGAGCCGAGGATATCTTCGATCAAAGGCCGAAGCAGGGTAAACTGGATTTGCGACGTGTCCTGAAACTCGTCGAGGAGCAGATGGGCCGTTCGGTGGAAGCCCATTTCATAGAGGCGTGCAGCAAAAAGCGGTCGGTCGGGGCTGTCCGGTCCATCAAGGGCGATGAGCTTCCGTGGGACGTCGTCGAAGAAGAGCCGTCCGAGTTTTTCCTTCTCCTCGGCAATGACGTCGGCACGCAGGGCGATGAAACGCTTGAGAAGGGCGCTTCGCAACCGTTTCGTGTTGATGAGGTGTTCGGAGATCAGAACGCGCATTCGCGGATAGAGGTCCTCCAAGGCCGCGTAGGCGGGCGTGGCGCGATCGGCTGCAGCTACGCGAACATCAGCGAGGTTGTCTTTGAGGAAAAGCGCCCGTTTGAGGTCCACCCCGGCGAGCGGTTCAAGCAAGGGGGCGGCCACCTGGCTGCGCAGGGCTCCCCGCGTCGCTTCCGCGACGACTTGCACCTTGGCACGCAGCTGATCGTACTCGGCGACAAGCCGCGACTGTTCGCCCTTGAGTGCATCGAGCAGACGCTCGGGGCAGTCCCATGCCTCCAGTGACTCTCTGCCCTTATCCAGCTCCGCAATCAGGGAATCGGGTTGCAGATGGAGGATTCGGGCCGCGATCACGATGCTTTCGATGTCGGCCAGAACGCGCGGATGCTGGAAAAAACGCGTGTCGGCGAGCGTGGCGATGATCGCCTTCTCATGGTCGTCTGCCAACTGCGGAACATAGGCTTCAGTGGAAAGAAACTGGTGAAAGAGCGCATCGATCGTGGAGAAGTGGACCCTAGCGGCCCGCATGATGAACCGCAGCTTGTCGACGGGGCTCTCCTTCCCTTCGTCGATAGCATCGAGGATCCTTTTTTCCATTTCTGCCGCCGCGGCGCGGGTGAAGGTGGCGGCGACAACGAATTCTCCCTCCCGGTCGAGGTGGCTGCGGACCTCACGGGTCAGGCGGAAGGTCTTCCCCGAACCGGCCGAGGCGGTGACGAAAAGGCTCTTCACCATGGGTGGCCTCCTGGTCGTCCTATCGTCTGATAGAGGTCTGGTTTGAGGCAGAGAGCCTTGTAGGGGCAATAGGAACAGCCGTCGGCGCGGAAGTTCGGAGTGAAGCGTTCCAGGGCCAGCAGCGCATCAAGTCGCCCGGCGATGCCCTCCATCGTGGCATCACAGGCGTCCAGGTCTTCCTTGGCAAGATGGCCCTCATAATCGCCGCGCATTCTCGGACGCAAAAAGAGATGGGCTGCATCGAGCAGGCCGGGCGTCGCCCTTTTGTTCTGCAGGGCGAGATAGGCATAAATGAGGAGCTGGAAACGATCGTCGAAGACGTCGGTCTTCTCCAGCCGATCTACGAGGCGATCCTTTTCAGCGTAGGTTTTCTTCTCTTTGTATTTGAGATCGGTGATGAGTGTTTGGTCTCCATCGCGCTGTAGGCGGTCGATGCGCCCTTTAAGTCGGTAGCGGCCGCCGCCGAAGGGAGCACTCAGTTCGAGTTCGGCTTCCGTAACCTCATCGGAAAAGAGAATCGACCGGCCCGTTTCCTTTTCCCAGGCGGCAATATCGGCCAGATGGCTCTGGACGATAGCTTTGCGCACAGCCTGGTCCGGGAGTTTCATACGCAGATCCTCGTCGCTCTCCCATCTCGTGTCGAACAGTTCCTGCCAATGTAGGACGGCGGGGCGATGTTCTTTCAGCTCTGCAAAGAAGCGGTGGAGGAACTCTCCGATGAGGAGATTGGTGCTGTCTTTGTCTTCAAAGCAGGAGGGAGGTTTCACGGCCTCCATATCTTCCAGGATGAAGCGGCAGGGGCAGGTGAAAAAGTTCTTCAGCGAGCTGAAGGACCATGTATGCCGCCGGAGCCGCTCTTTCAGTTCATCCGTGTTCTCGATAACGAGGCTGCCGGCCGGTCCGCGCAACGCTGCCGGAACCATCCGCCGCTTCACCATTCTTTGGCCGAATTCGGTGGCAAGGAAAGAGAAGTGGGCTGATGGCGCATCGCCGTTTGCCTGATCGTACAGGGCGGCGATGTGGGCCGTCCGGCCGAAGGAAAGGAACTGCCTCAGCGCGAGATCGTCCGCCTCGTACTGCGTCCGGTAGATGCGCGGCAGATGGATCAGGTTGAGGTAGGGACCGCTGAAGGGCCTGCGCGGGAAGATGTCGCTGTTCATGGGCAGAATGACGGTGCGCGCATAGGGGACGCCGGTTGCGTCGCCCAGCCCCACAACCTGTATGGGTGCGTCACGCCTGCCGCGCAGTCGCAGCTTCTTTACGGCGATGAAGTGCTCGGCTAGAGGCAGCCACTCGTTTTCTGTAAACGGCATCAGTGCCCGGAGCCGATCCAACTCGTCGCACAGCGTGATCCCTCCCTCGAACGCGGAATGATCGGCCTCGTCGAGTTCGTTCCACCGGGTGGTAAGCTCGGAGACGAGATCCCGCCGCATGGCTGCCAGTCCCTTTCCGTCGCGGATTCCCTCGCGAAGCCGTTGCGCAGCCGCGAAGTGGGTGAAGGGAAGCCACGGCGCAAAGTTGACTTGTCCGCCGAGGGGCCGGAAGAGGAATTCCCAGAGATAGAATGACAGTTTCTCGTCCAGAGGCACGATGAAGAGCTGTTCCCTATCGCTACCGTAATTCCGTAAGAAGGTGTCGATCTCCCGGGCGAGAAGCGTCGGTAGGGCGGCCCGTTCGGCAAGTTCGGTGAACCCGGGCAACTCGCCGTCATGGCGCCGTTCGGCGATACCGATCCGTCTGACGAGCGACAGGGCCGTCTCGTAATCGGGCGGCTCAATTGGCATGTTGGGGCCGAAAAGGGGCGCATCCACAAAGAGCCGATCTTTCGGGATGCGGCTGAAAAAGCGCTCGTTCCCGGGGGTCATGAGGGGAAGGCCGATGAAGAATTCACCGTCGCCCGGTGTGAGGTCGGCAAACCGTGTCGCTTCGAACGGCGGATAAAAAAGCCCCCCGGTGGCAAGACGGGCGCGGAAGGCCTCCATCGTCGCGAAGAACCAGTCGATCCGTTCGAATTGTTCTGGGCCGATCCGGTCCAGCGCGCGCAATTCGTCGATGGTCACGGAAAACTCGGCGAGCGTGGTCAAAAACGAGAGCAGACGCTGGGTGTCGGCTGGGGGAAGAGAGCGGCCCTCTTCACGGCAGCGAAGGGCATGAAAGTGGAGGAAGGCTTCATCCTCCGGCACGGCCGTGCGGCCTGTCGCTTCGGCGATGCGGTGGGATCTGTAGTCGTTGAAGGAAAGGACGGCGGGGAGGAGACCGCCGATCCGGGTATGCACGAGGTGATGCAAAAAATCGCGGCCGCGGCCCGTCATCGAAACGGCGGTGAATCCGCTCATGTCCGGGTAATAGGCACGGAGCCGCCTGATGAGCGCGTCTACGGCGAGAGCATTGGCAGCCGAATGGAGGTCATCCGGCAGAGAGTTGAGATGGGCGGCCCGATCGGACATATGACAAATTCCTTCCCAGGTTGCATCACAGGAAACTTAATCTTCAGGGGATGGCGTTTCAATTCACGCTTAATAAAACATCGCCTCTCTCCTGCGGGGAAATACCACATCTCGGCCCATAGTCAATAAAATGCTGTGGCGATTTCAGTAAAAAAACTTGTATTCGCCATCGAGCATTTCAGCCAAGGACTTCTGCGCTTGACATTTATAAACGAAACCCATAATGAAATTATGGGTATTGATCGATATTGTCAATAAATCCCATTCACGATCCAATATAATACTTGACATGCAATATCAAAACACCTAAATATATTACGTGTTACGTTAATAAACATCAAGAGCAAGCTAATGAAACTCGGACTTTTTTTCAACAGACAGCCTGTCTTTACGGGCGATGAGCTTGCTGCCTTCCTTGCCTCCGAAGGCCCGCGCAATCCCCGGACGCAGGAGGCTTTACTCCTCTATCACGTGAAGATGAGCCGGTTGGTCCGGGTGCGCCGCGGTCTCTATGCCGTCGTCCCTACCGGGGCGTCTGCCGCATCCTATCCCGTCGATCCCTTCCTGCTGGCCTCTCGGATGACAAAGGATGCCGTGCTGGCCTACCACACGGCCATGGAGTTCCACGGCAAGGCCTATTCGGTCTACGAGCACTTCGTCTATCTTTCCGCCGCACCTGCGCGGCCCATCAGCTTCCGGTCCTACCAGTTCAAGGGAGTTCGCTTTCCCGGGGCTCTGCCTCCCGAGGTCGCTGTCTCCTTCGACGTAGTCAAGGCTGATCGCGCGGGTCTGGAGGTCCGAGTGACGGGCCTGGAAAGGACCTTCGTGGACGTACTCCACCGGCCCGGCCTGACTGGGAGTTGGGAGGAGATATGGCGCTCCCTTGAGTCCGTGGAGTTTTTCGATCTCGACAAGGTGACTGCCTACGTGCAACATCTCGGCAACGCCACGACCGCGGCCAAGGTCGGCTTCTTCCTGGAGCAGCACCGGGAAGGCCTGATGGTCGACGAGGTGCACCTGAGTGCCCTCCGTGACCTCCGGCCACAACACCCTCACTACCTGGAACGCAGCCGGCGGAAAGCGGGACACTTCGTGGCCGCCTGGAACCTCGTCGTTCCCCAAGAGATCTACGAGAGATCGTGGGAGGAACCTTCATGAAGATCTCCCCTGAAACGCTCGCCGTCCAGTCGGAGGCCGCCGGTTTTCGCCCGGACATGCTGGAAAAGGTCGCGCTGTTGCTCCAACTGCTCGATGCCATCCGTAGCCATCCCTTCCTCAAGGACAAGTTGGTCCTCAAGGGCGGCACGGCCCTGAACCTCTTCATCTTCGCCGTTCCCCGCCTCTCGGTGGACATCGATCTCAATTACATGGGAGCGGTGGACCGGGAGACGATGCTGTTGGAACGGCCCAAGGTCGAGGAAGCCCTGCAGGCGGTCTTTGCCCGGGAGGGATTCATGGTCCGGCGCGTGCCGACAGAGCATGCGGGCGGCAAATGGCAGCTCCGTTATCCCAGCGCCGGCGGCCAGGGAGGCAACCTGGAGGTGGATGTCAATTTCATGTTCCGGGTCCCACTGTGGCCGGTGCAGCGGATTGATTCACGGCAGGTCGGCATCTGGCAGGCCACAGGCATCTCGGTGGTGGACGTCCACGAACTCGCGGCTGGCAAGCTCTCGGCGCTGCTCTCGCGGCGGCAGGCGCGTGATCTGTTCGATTGCAGCAACCTCTTCCGTCTGGGTGGTCTCGATCGGGAAAGGCTGCGTTTGGCCTTTGTCGTCTACGGCGCCATGAGTCGCACCGACTGGCGAACCATTGCACTGAAGGATGTGGATGTCGATACCGCCGATCTGGAACAAAAACTCATCCCCACGCTAAGGTCCGCAGGGAGCGAATATATCCGGAAGGATCAGTTTGGGAAGGGGCTTGTCGAGGACTGCCGTAATCTTCTTGCCAGCTTGCTGCCGTTCACCGCACCGGACCAGGAATTTCTCGATCGGATTTTGGACATGGGCGAGATAGCCCCCGAGCTGCTGACCGGTGACGAGGCCCTGCAGAACCGCATCCGGCGCCATCCGCTTCTGGAATTGAAAGCCGTGAATGTAAGAAGCCACAAGAAGGGTAGTTGAAAATCGATTCCTCTCCAATGAGGCATAAAAAAGTCCTCAGGAGTGATGCCCAGCTTTCATTACCCAATTACCTTGGTCATTACTTTACAAAAAATATCCCCTGTTTCCCTTGCATTTCCCTGGTTCCCTCTGAATGAGAAAAACGGGATAACTACTCGAATCTTCACTTTCTTTCGTTATCCCATCTTATCCCTCGTTGTCCCTGATCGTGCGTTCAGGGTCTAGTGGGTAGGAGTGCTCCCGTCGAGGATCAAATCCCCCGAATACGGGATTCCGGCGAGTATCCCAGTGCATTATCCTTTGATTGTCTTGAACGGAACCAACACGCCGTTTGCCTTTAATCCGTCAAGATAATCCGCCCATATCTGCATCATTTTCCGGCGTTCTTCAAGGTGGGCCGTCCGATTGTAAGCCCGCCCGTTCGGGTCACGCACGGCATGGGCAAGCTGATGCTCGATGTAATCAGGCCGGACATGCAGGACTTCATCGAGAATGGTCCGCGCCATTGCCCGAAAGCCGTGGCCGGTCATGGTTTCCCTATCGTACCCCATGCGGCGAAGCGCTGCGTTAACGGCATTGTTGCTCATTGGCCGCGCGAAGGAGCGCCCGGACGGGAAAACGTAACGGCTTGGCCCGGTCACTTCCTTCAGTTCCGTCAATATCTCCACCGCCTGGCGGCAAAGCGGTACGATGTGTGCCTGTTTCATCTTCATCTTGTGCGCCGGTATGTTCCAAACGGCTTCGTCAAGATCAATCTCCGACCATTCCGCATTGCGCAGTTCTCCGGGGCGAGTGAAGAACATCGGCGCAAGCCTCAAGGCGCACTTCACAACAAAATGCCCCTGATAGCCGTCCAAGGCCCTTAAAAGGGGGGCAACTTCTTTGGGCTCCGTAAGCGCAGCATGGTGCCTTTCTCGCGGCTGCGGCAAGGCTCCTTTAAGATCGGCCGCAGGGTCGCGCTCTGCCCTTCCCGTGGCAACGGCATATCGGAAAACCTGCCCGGCAATCGTCCTGATCCGGTGTGCCGATTCGAGAGCGCCCCGGCTTTCCACCCTGCGAAGGACGGCGAGCAGTTCAGGCGCCTTGATTTGATTGATCGGGCGTTTACCGATCCATGGAAATAGATCACGCTCCAACCGGCTCATAATCGTGACGGCATGCCCAGGCGTCCACGTCGGCGTGAATTTCGTATGCCATTCCCGGCCAATGACCTCGAAGGTTTCGGTTTCTTCTGTTTTTGCCTGCTTCTGTGCCTTACGAATGGAATCAGGATCAATGTTGTTTGCAAGTAGCCTCCGGGCATCTTCCCGTTTGCGACGTGCGTCTTGCAGACTGATTTCCGGGTACGATCCGAGAGCAAGCTTCTTCTCTTTTTTGTCGAAACGATATTTAAACCGCCACAACTTACCACCGGAAGGCGTTATCAGAAGATATAGACCGCCTCCGTCAAATAGCGCAATTGGTTTGTCTTGCGGTCTGGCTTTTTGGACCTTCATATCCGTCAAAGGGATGATTCGTTTCGGCATGGTAATATCTCCACTTTTGGGTACCCGCATTACATTATGGGTACTCTTTGCTTCATTTTAGGTACCCATAAATCCCGGATTTTCATGAATCGTATAGCATGTTATTAGACGGAAATCAAGAAAAAACCCGCTATTTCTAACGGGTTTTGTACTTCTTTGTATTGTATTGGATTATGTCTTGGTGGAGGCGGCGGGAGTCGAACCCGCGTCCGAAAATATTCCACTGCAGTTTCTACGTACGTATCCTTTGTTTTGTCATTCGCACTCTGTAACGCCCAAAGGCAGGCTTTACTGATTGCTATCCCATGTGAATTTCGCCCTGTTCCCCACAGGAAAAGGTTAGGACTATCCTGCCTGAAATTACGCCCCCTCTGATCCGACAGGAAAAATCAGAAAGAACGTTAGCCGACTAAGCGGCTAATGCGTACTCGTAGTCGTTTGCGAGTATTGTTTTCCTACCTGTTTAACGAGGCCTGTAGGAACCTCGGTACGCTTCTACAGCTTCAACTATCCCCGTCGAAACCGTAACGCCCCCTTTTTTCAATGAACACGATACTTCACAAGTATCCATATTTATTTTTTATTATAATAATACTGCATTTTCCTAAAGTCAATAACTCTTTTGATCGTCAATATTATTAATAAATTCCGCATCCCTACCCTTCTCTGCTTCGGCTGCGCAGGCCACGTTCCATTGCACGGCGGTCCTCCTTTAATTTAATATCTTCTCTTTTATCATAGAGTTTTTTACCCCGGCCTACGCCGATTTCGACTTTGATCCGACTATTATTGAAGTAAACCTTCAAGGGAATCAGAGTAAATCCCTTTTCCCGCGATTTCCCGTAAAGTCTCCGGATTTCCCGTTTATGCATAAGCAGCTTGCGTACACGCTCCGGCTCGTGATTCGATATATTGCCATGGGAATAAGGCCCGATATGCATTCCGTAAAGATATATTTCTTCATCCTTGACCGCTACATAACTGTCTTTTAAATTTCCTTTACCGTCGCGCAGGGCTTTGACTTCTGTTCCTGCCAGGACAATCCCGGCCTCATAGGTATCTTCAATAAAATAATTTATTCTGGCCGTCTTGTTCTGGCAGATTATTTTTTCCGGCTTTTCCTTTTTTGCCACTTCTGTTTCACCCTGGGTTTCTTAATAAACCCTTTGTAATTTCTTTTGCCGTCTCTCTTCTGCATTCAGTGCCGATTAACGGTTTATTGCCCTGAAATTCAGCTTATCAACGCCGCAATCTCCATGCCGCATGAATCCGACTTCCGGATACGATGCAAGCCAGGCAGATAGTCCATCTTAACGTGACTCATCGCTTTGAAGATATTAGCACGGATATCCTTGTTCTCCTTTTCCAGAGAATCCAGCAGGTTCTTGATGTACCTCCGTCTAGAAACGGGGTTGGTGGGACAGGAGGATTCGACAATCGGGAATTCTCGTTCCCGGCTGTATTTCTTGATCAGTTCCTCACGGATATAAGTCAGAGGACGGATAATGTGCATCGATCCACCGAATATCGGCTGATCCGGCATCATCGTGCTGATTTCACGTCCATAAAACATGTTGATGAGCAGGGTTTCGATCATGTCGTCCTGGTGATGGGCCAATGCAATCTTATTGCAGCCTATTTCACCTGCAATTTCGAAAATCCGCTTTCTACGGAGTCTGGAACAGAGAAAACAGGGATTTTTTTTGTTGTAGTCGCTGTGGGACAGTGGGCCGATATCGGTCTTCTCCATCACGTAATTGTATCCACCAGCCTTCATATAACTTTCCAGCCTGTCATACCCGGCCGCGTCCGGATCAAAACCAGGGTCGATGTGAACGACGGTCAGAGAGAATTCCGGGACAAAAATCATAGGAGTGTTGAGCAGATCCAGAAGGGCAAGACTGTCCGCTCCGCCGGAAACGCCGACAAGCACGTGATCCCCCTCTTCAATCATCCGGTAATCCATGATGGCTTTTTCGAGCCATTTTTTGAGGTGATAAAACAGTTTCGTTTTTTTCCCTTCCTGCACTTACTCTTTATTCTCCTTCAAATTTCAGTAAATTTCTTTTTTACCTGAGAATAGTTTTTATATCAAGGATGAACAATGAAGAAAAAATCTTATTCATAAAGGATTTCAAGAACCGTCTATGGTTGATATCATGGATAAAATAACAAGCTTTTTGAAATTAAACGTCATCATCGGAACGCTTTTATCCGTTGTGAAATGTACGGGACTTTGTTAAAAGAAAAATTTACTGAAGGTCAATAGAAAACAGGCACCAACAAGGGACAGAAAAAGGGAATTAATTTTAATGAAACATGTTGTTCTGGGCACAGCCGGACACGTCGATCACGGAAAGACTGCGCTGATCAGGGCGCTCACCGGTGTGGATACCGATAGGCTCAAGGAGGAGAAAGAACGTGGCATCACCATTGAACTTGGTTTTGCCTCCCTCCGCCTTCGCAACGGTCAGATATGCGGCGTCGTTGACGTTCCTGGTCACGAACGATTCGTTAAAAACATGGTGGCAGGGGCTGCCGGCATAGACATGGTTCTGATGGTCATCGCCGCCGATGAAGGCGTTATGCCTCAAACCCGGGAACATCTTCAGATCTGCTCCCTGCTCAATATCCGCAAAGGCCTTGTGGCCTTGACCAAGATCGATCTCGTTGACCGCGACTGGATGGAACTTATCCGGGAGGATATTACAGACTTTCTGAAAGGCTCCTTTCTCGAGTCCGCTCCTGTGATCCCTGTCTCCTCTCAGACCGGTGAAGGGCTTACAGAACTTCTTTCTGCATTGGAAACGGTGGCCGCCGGTATTGAAGAAGAAATGGATACAGGGATATTCCGGCTTCCTGTGGATCGGGTCTTTACGATCCGCGGGTTTGGAACTGTTGTAACCGGATCGCTTCGTTCCGGACAGGTCAACGTGGCGGATACTGTGCAGATCCTTCCAGGAACCGTGACCGCAAAAGTCCGGGGCATTCAGGTCCACAATGCCGCAGTGACCTGTGCGGAAGCCGGCCAGAGAACAGCAATCAACCTGCAGGGACTGGAGAGGGCGGACATTCAGAGAGGACAGGTCCTTGTTCATCCGGACACAATGACGGCAACACTGCGTGTCGACACCTTTCTGGAATATCTTCCCCCCGACAAGAAAAAAATGATACACCGCTCACTGGTGCGTTTCCATACAGGGACGAGCGAAACCATGGCCAGAATTCTTCTGTTGGATCGGGATGAACTGCAGCCCGGAGAAAAGACCTATGCTCAATTCTTTACTGCGGAACCTGTAGTCACTATGGCCGGAGACCACTTTGTCATTCGGAGCTATTCTCCGATTACAACTCTGGGTGGCGGGCTCGTAGTGGATCCCCTCCCCCGGAAACATAAACGGAACGATCCGGCCATTCTGGAATCCTTTGCTCGGCTGCATCACGGCAGCGATGAGGACAAAGCCGCTGCCGTCATCGATCGGGCCGGTCCCGACGGCATCTCTCTGGCCTTTCTGGTTATGCGAACCGGACTGCCGTCGGCAAAGCTGAAAAAAATTCTGGACGTCCTTATATCAAGACACGCACTGGTCGTCCTTGATAAGGAAGCGCCTACGGTTGTGTCCGCACTGTTTCACCAGGAGCTTCAGCAGAAAATATTCAAGGAATTAAGCGCCTATCACAAAAAATATCCTTTGAAGGAGGGGCTTCTCAAGGAGGAGTTGCGTTCCGCACTGGGACGTCGTGTCCCGAACCGGCTGTTCCTGTCTGCCGTCCAGGCGCTGTCTCGAACGGGAAGAATCGTCCTTGACCGCGAAATCATCCGCCTTGCTGAGCACCAGGTCAGTCTCCAGGAAGACCTTGGAGAATTGCGGGAATCCTTGAACCGTCTCTATCTGGATGCTGGATTGACACCACCTACGATGCGGGAAGTGATGGAGAAATTTGCCCAAAAGAAAAATACGGCGCGCAAGGTCATGGATGTTATGCTTCGGGAAGGCATCCTGGTCAAGATCAGTGAAGATCTTTATTTTCATCGGGACAGTCTGCAGATTCTGCGGGGAAATTACAAGAATCTTCTGCTTAAGGAAGGCAAGGCAACCCCGGCCAGCTTCAGGGAACTGACGGGGCTGTCCCGGAAATTCATCATTCCATTGATGGAATATTTCGATCTTACGAAACTCACCATCCGTGCAGGGGAACACCGTCTTTTACGCGAGAAATAAGCATCATAGCCATTGGGCACAGTAAGGTTGATCAATGCCGGCTTATAAAGTTCTACAAAAAGGGAAAACTGGTGATCTTTTGAATGTGAAACATCTTTACATAAAGGATATTCAATCGGGAGAAAAAGTTCAGGACTCATTTCTTGTTACAGAGAAAAACGTGGCCTATTCTCAGAAAGGCGCCCCATATCTTAATCTCCGCCTGAAAGACAAGACCGGTCAGGTCGATGGAAAAATCTGGGATAATGCCCTGGAATGGGATAAACGATTTCGTAAGGGAGACGTTGTTCAGGTCAACGCCCGGGCTGTGAGTTTCAGGAACTCACTGCAGCTTTCCATCCTGTCCCTGAATACTCTCGATGATTCCGAAGTTATTCTGAATGATTACGTACCAACGACCCGGATGAACGTCGAAGTTATGTTCAGTGAACTGCAATCCATCATCGACCGGATCGATACCCCACCGCTGAAAAAATTACTTAAATCCTTCTTTGATGACCGTGAAATTGCGGAACGTTTCAAGCGGGCGCCGGCAGCCAAAGGGTTCCATCATATCTACCTGGGAGGACTTCTGGAGCATACCCATTCCGTAACCCGATTGCTGAGCCAGATCGCATCCCATTACCCTGGAGTGAACCGGGATCTTCTTCTGACAGGAGGAATCCTTCATGATATCGGCAAGATCAATGAATTTTCCTATGATCGCTTGGTTGAGTACAGTGACGAGGGCAGACTCATCGGTCACATTATCATCGGTGTAGAAATGATTGATGAAAAAATTACCGCAATCCCGGATTTCCCCGCTTATCTTGCCATGGAACTCCGCCATTTGATTCTGAGTCATCATGGCATACTGGAATACGGTTCCCCCAAGCGGCCCAAAACCCTGGAAGCCCTTATGGTTCATTATGTGGATGACTTAGATGCCAAGGTCAACGCCTTCCAGGAATATTTGAATGATTTCCGTGATGAAGATACGGGGTGGACGCCTTTCCACCGTTTTCTTGAACGGTATCTTTATCGGGGAAGAGTTCAGGAAATCACAGCAGAAGAACCGATTTCCCCGAAGGAATTTTGATTCCTCAACGAAACCGTTCCTTTGTTGCTCTCGCCGTCAAAATACAGAACCCGCAGGGAGATTGCCACTGCGGGTTCTTTTTAAGGTATTACGGTGTAGTTAATAGCGGAACACGGCCGCCATTTGTGCGCCACCGGGGAGAATTTCCGGCGCTACAACAAATACTTTTCCCCCATTCAGGAAAGTCTCTATGGCTGCATAATCTGCGAGATCCTCATTTCCCGGTTTTTTGCTTTCATCCAACACGATGGTATCGTCTTCTTCGTTATAGTTACCCCAGCATTGATATCCCTGGGCAATAAACAAAACTCCGATTTTTCCATGATGGGCGGCAGGA is a window encoding:
- a CDS encoding UvrD-helicase domain-containing protein, encoding MVKSLFVTASAGSGKTFRLTREVRSHLDREGEFVVAATFTRAAAAEMEKRILDAIDEGKESPVDKLRFIMRAARVHFSTIDALFHQFLSTEAYVPQLADDHEKAIIATLADTRFFQHPRVLADIESIVIAARILHLQPDSLIAELDKGRESLEAWDCPERLLDALKGEQSRLVAEYDQLRAKVQVVAEATRGALRSQVAAPLLEPLAGVDLKRALFLKDNLADVRVAAADRATPAYAALEDLYPRMRVLISEHLINTKRLRSALLKRFIALRADVIAEEKEKLGRLFFDDVPRKLIALDGPDSPDRPLFAARLYEMGFHRTAHLLLDEFQDTSQIQFTLLRPLIEDILGSVGSNAEGDRSIFLVGDWKQSIYQWRGAAPDMLRASLTPALASGQIAAETLPYNYRSTPLLIEFFNHLVADLFAGTDKVNMQAPPEKPKHPYGGISEVAVIPVACGAGDEPVYERLIEAIVKKKAECGRPWGDIAVLCRTNRHMDRAAAALARAGIPTSGIRGREMLSLREGTALYLSLIALFTAHDGRFIPRALKSLDYGEAQGATLMSAVAQLAETVGNAPRPHRFAAFASALRDLAPHFPRILIETLWDEAERYFVRPDAVDAAAFLRYLLTMSHLITIPEGEHADRVKLATIHGTKGLEFPHVFLFWKEEHDRAPEIPHPEDGCPLSLSKDELAFLATDPIEGAAAIAEAVTVVKEERAEETANIIYVAATRAAKSLTILLRADREGALKGYSERMFTTAQEPIADAERTEFGWRHDYGLEKPRPADHEDLIEPDLGDLPAVPADSDEMDAALRSAAIEAGIERGLRIHAILARLTCDRQTIAPDSLAAEEQAVVERFLHEEKVREILFRPGKVLVEQHISDTRTFGIVDRLIIAPDRITLIDFKTGRVGHLADKYRPQMLRYRMILQGLFAGRPVECYLLFVDEPQRIVII
- a CDS encoding PD-(D/E)XK nuclease family protein: MSDRAAHLNSLPDDLHSAANALAVDALIRRLRAYYPDMSGFTAVSMTGRGRDFLHHLVHTRIGGLLPAVLSFNDYRSHRIAEATGRTAVPEDEAFLHFHALRCREEGRSLPPADTQRLLSFLTTLAEFSVTIDELRALDRIGPEQFERIDWFFATMEAFRARLATGGLFYPPFEATRFADLTPGDGEFFIGLPLMTPGNERFFSRIPKDRLFVDAPLFGPNMPIEPPDYETALSLVRRIGIAERRHDGELPGFTELAERAALPTLLAREIDTFLRNYGSDREQLFIVPLDEKLSFYLWEFLFRPLGGQVNFAPWLPFTHFAAAQRLREGIRDGKGLAAMRRDLVSELTTRWNELDEADHSAFEGGITLCDELDRLRALMPFTENEWLPLAEHFIAVKKLRLRGRRDAPIQVVGLGDATGVPYARTVILPMNSDIFPRRPFSGPYLNLIHLPRIYRTQYEADDLALRQFLSFGRTAHIAALYDQANGDAPSAHFSFLATEFGQRMVKRRMVPAALRGPAGSLVIENTDELKERLRRHTWSFSSLKNFFTCPCRFILEDMEAVKPPSCFEDKDSTNLLIGEFLHRFFAELKEHRPAVLHWQELFDTRWESDEDLRMKLPDQAVRKAIVQSHLADIAAWEKETGRSILFSDEVTEAELELSAPFGGGRYRLKGRIDRLQRDGDQTLITDLKYKEKKTYAEKDRLVDRLEKTDVFDDRFQLLIYAYLALQNKRATPGLLDAAHLFLRPRMRGDYEGHLAKEDLDACDATMEGIAGRLDALLALERFTPNFRADGCSYCPYKALCLKPDLYQTIGRPGGHPW
- a CDS encoding type IV toxin-antitoxin system AbiEi family antitoxin domain-containing protein, producing MKLGLFFNRQPVFTGDELAAFLASEGPRNPRTQEALLLYHVKMSRLVRVRRGLYAVVPTGASAASYPVDPFLLASRMTKDAVLAYHTAMEFHGKAYSVYEHFVYLSAAPARPISFRSYQFKGVRFPGALPPEVAVSFDVVKADRAGLEVRVTGLERTFVDVLHRPGLTGSWEEIWRSLESVEFFDLDKVTAYVQHLGNATTAAKVGFFLEQHREGLMVDEVHLSALRDLRPQHPHYLERSRRKAGHFVAAWNLVVPQEIYERSWEEPS
- a CDS encoding nucleotidyl transferase AbiEii/AbiGii toxin family protein; its protein translation is MKISPETLAVQSEAAGFRPDMLEKVALLLQLLDAIRSHPFLKDKLVLKGGTALNLFIFAVPRLSVDIDLNYMGAVDRETMLLERPKVEEALQAVFAREGFMVRRVPTEHAGGKWQLRYPSAGGQGGNLEVDVNFMFRVPLWPVQRIDSRQVGIWQATGISVVDVHELAAGKLSALLSRRQARDLFDCSNLFRLGGLDRERLRLAFVVYGAMSRTDWRTIALKDVDVDTADLEQKLIPTLRSAGSEYIRKDQFGKGLVEDCRNLLASLLPFTAPDQEFLDRILDMGEIAPELLTGDEALQNRIRRHPLLELKAVNVRSHKKGS